AATCCAGCTACTTCTTAGTGATTATTCTGGAAATTACTCACTGAGTTTCCTCCGAGTTGAAGAAGATAAACTCAGTCTTGCTATTATCCATGTTCAATCTTCTGAGTCGATATGGGTTGCTAATTTGACCCGTTTTGCTAAATGGGCTGACCCGGTTGAGCTCTACTTCAATGGCAGCCTTGTTCTGTCTGATTCAAGTtcaggggtattttggtcaactCACACTGATGGAGACCGTGTTTGGCTTTCAAATACGTCGAATTTGCAAGTTCAGAAGTTTGATAATGGAGTGACGTCACCTACTGTTTTATGGCAAAGTTTTGATTTTCCCTCAGATACCCTTGtagaaaatcaaaatttcaCTAGTGCCATGACTTTGGTTTCTTCAAATGGGCTTTATTCCATGAGATTGGGCTTTGATTTTTTCGGGTTGTATTTTAAAGATGAACCGGGTTTGGGTTCGGATTGGCAACCGGGTCGGATCTATTGGAGGCATAAGGCATTAGAAGCTAAAGCTGATGTGATTGAAGGTCAAGGACATATTTATGTTGTACTAAAGTCAAATGGTTTTTTTGGTATGTACCAAAATGAGTCGGTCCCAGTTGACATTGAATCATTTAACAGCTTTCAACAATCCGCATCCGGTGTACGCCGGATCCGGATCGAGCCAGATGGGAATTTGAAAGGGTATTTTTGGGATGGGTCAAGTTGGTTATTGGACTACCAAGCGATAAAGGAGACGTGCGAATTGCCTAGCCCCTGCGGGGCCTACGGACTTTGTCGACCAGGGAAGAGCTGCTCTTGCCTG
This DNA window, taken from Solanum dulcamara chromosome 3, daSolDulc1.2, whole genome shotgun sequence, encodes the following:
- the LOC129881413 gene encoding PAN domain-containing protein At5g03700, whose protein sequence is MELIKLTQFIIFLSIFFQIKVESETPKQLFKGFKASPDPQISKIQLLLSDYSGNYSLSFLRVEEDKLSLAIIHVQSSESIWVANLTRFAKWADPVELYFNGSLVLSDSSSGVFWSTHTDGDRVWLSNTSNLQVQKFDNGVTSPTVLWQSFDFPSDTLVENQNFTSAMTLVSSNGLYSMRLGFDFFGLYFKDEPGLGSDWQPGRIYWRHKALEAKADVIEGQGHIYVVLKSNGFFGMYQNESVPVDIESFNSFQQSASGVRRIRIEPDGNLKGYFWDGSSWLLDYQAIKETCELPSPCGAYGLCRPGKSCSCLDNNTDYGFGRCALPNNQDSRNFCGVHNKYKGLLRNGVELPNKELMDYQKMDSFQECQSACEGNCTCWGVVYTNTSGFCYILDYPIQSLVGVGDESKMGFFKVREGVGKDKMDVGLGVGVGLLCGAILVLGGVIGLGYYRYQKRKKERGVSGYVDEDGVVVGPYKDLGSASFRSIELIER